The proteins below are encoded in one region of Telopea speciosissima isolate NSW1024214 ecotype Mountain lineage chromosome 10, Tspe_v1, whole genome shotgun sequence:
- the LOC122642779 gene encoding uncharacterized protein LOC122642779 yields the protein MTISSSRTKPHGFQRSVSPSGRFYSSSTTSSSSTGFAYFSSSFSSGSIGFFHRSTSPTCVSLYGFGSVSSSPSVRFSIDRSISPSRSIAASTRDQVVKKHSNPMSSPSCPRRTCMCSPTTHSGSFRCSLHKGFNSHHHHHSGSYPSNRLNAWRSAMTNSLVRIGTVEGEWVKRALAALIRPSSHRQRRRAAFRPGPSRLSNMSKAQDL from the coding sequence ATGACGATTTCTTCTTCTAGAACCAAACCGCACGGGTTTCAGAGATCGGTCTCACCTTCTGGGAGATTTTATTCCTCGTCGACGACATCTTCGTCGTCGACTGGTTTTGCGTATTTTAGTTCGAGTTTTTCCTCTGGATCTATTGGTTTCTTCCATAGATCAACTTCTCCAACTTGTGTCAGCCTCTATGGATTTGGATCCGTTTCCTCTTCGCCGTCTGTTCGATTTTCTATTGATCGATCTATTTCTCCAAGCAGGTCGATTGCGGCTTCTACTCGTGACCAGGTCGTGAAGAAGCATAGTAATCCTATGTCCTCCCCGTCGTGTCCGAGGAGAACGTGTATGTGTTCGCCAACTACGCATTCTGGTTCGTTTCGTTGCAGTCTCCACAAAGGATTCAACagccatcaccatcatcattcTGGATCGTATCCGTCTAATCGATTGAACGCTTGGAGATCGGCAATGACGAATTCGCTGGTTCGGATTGGGACCGTTGAAGGAGAATGGGTTAAGAGGGCCTTGGCGGCTTTGATCCGACCTTCTTCTCATCGTCAGAGGAGAAGAGCGGCGTTCCGTCCTGGACCTAGTAGGCTTTCTAACATGTCGAAAGCCCAAGACTTGTGA